One genomic region from Proteus vulgaris encodes:
- the rplL gene encoding 50S ribosomal protein L7/L12 encodes MSISKDDILNAVAEMSVMDVVELISMMEEKFGVSAAAAVAVAAGPAEAAEEKTEFDVILKAIGGNKVAVIKAVRGATGLGLKEAKDLVESAPAALKEGVSKDDAEALKKALEEAGAEVEVK; translated from the coding sequence ATGTCTATTTCTAAAGACGATATCTTAAACGCAGTTGCTGAAATGTCTGTAATGGACGTTGTTGAACTGATCTCTATGATGGAAGAAAAATTCGGTGTATCTGCTGCTGCAGCTGTTGCTGTTGCTGCGGGTCCAGCAGAAGCTGCTGAAGAGAAAACTGAATTTGACGTTATCCTGAAAGCTATCGGCGGTAACAAAGTAGCAGTAATCAAAGCAGTACGTGGCGCTACCGGTCTTGGCCTGAAAGAAGCTAAAGACTTAGTAGAATCTGCACCAGCAGCTCTGAAAGAAGGCGTAAGCAAAGATGATGCTGAAGCTCTGAAGAAAGCTCTGGAAGAAGCAGGCGCTGAGGTTGAAGTTAAATAA
- the rplJ gene encoding 50S ribosomal protein L10, protein MALNLQDKQAIVAEVSEVAKGALSAVVADSRGVTVAKMTELRKACREAGVTVRVVRNTLLRRAVEGTSYEVLKDAFVGPTLIAFSAEHPGAAARLFKDFAKANPAFEIKAAAFEGEFIPGSNIDRLATLPTYDEAIARLMATMKEASAGKLVRTLAALRDQKEAA, encoded by the coding sequence ATGGCACTAAATCTTCAAGACAAACAAGCGATTGTTGCTGAAGTCAGCGAAGTTGCCAAAGGTGCGCTTTCTGCAGTTGTTGCGGATTCCCGTGGCGTTACTGTAGCTAAAATGACCGAACTGCGTAAAGCATGTCGTGAAGCTGGTGTTACTGTACGTGTAGTACGTAACACACTTCTGCGTCGTGCTGTTGAAGGTACTTCTTATGAAGTACTGAAAGATGCATTTGTTGGTCCAACCTTGATTGCATTTTCTGCTGAACATCCGGGCGCTGCAGCTCGTCTGTTCAAAGATTTCGCGAAAGCGAACCCAGCATTCGAGATTAAAGCGGCTGCCTTTGAAGGTGAGTTTATCCCAGGTTCGAACATCGATCGTCTGGCTACACTCCCAACTTACGATGAAGCAATCGCACGCCTGATGGCAACCATGAAAGAAGCCTCTGCAGGCAAATTGGTTCGCACTCTGGCTGCTCTGCGCGATCAGAAAGAAGCTGCTTAA